Proteins encoded by one window of Armatimonadota bacterium:
- a CDS encoding transcriptional repressor — MTRAQRSENRPECNLADEALAQHFEARAVAQLRQAGLRVTAPRVQVIRALSRTNGALTAYEIHAQIVAAGERVDVVTVYRVLQALMEAGLVHRLGVVDGYYACRAEGHQGSCEHLVCRECGCVEELPLIALVSKALPAQAAEAGFTCETLRVEVLGVCSHCRNG; from the coding sequence ATGACGCGCGCGCAGAGATCGGAAAACCGTCCTGAATGTAACCTCGCAGACGAGGCGCTAGCCCAGCACTTCGAAGCCCGGGCGGTTGCCCAGCTCCGGCAGGCGGGGCTCCGCGTCACGGCCCCGCGCGTCCAGGTGATCCGGGCGCTCAGTCGCACCAACGGCGCGCTTACAGCCTACGAGATCCACGCCCAGATTGTCGCGGCCGGCGAAAGGGTGGACGTCGTGACGGTGTATCGGGTGCTGCAGGCGCTCATGGAGGCGGGCCTGGTCCACCGTCTGGGCGTGGTGGACGGCTACTACGCCTGCCGGGCCGAAGGGCACCAAGGAAGCTGCGAACACCTGGTGTGCAGGGAATGCGGCTGCGTCGAGGAGCTTCCACTGATCGCCCTGGTGTCCAAGGCGCTTCCGGCCCAGGCCGCCGAAGCGGGTTTCACTTGCGAGACGCTGAGGGTCGAAGTGCTGGGCGTCTGCTCGCACTGCAGAAATGGGTAG
- a CDS encoding DUF1957 domain-containing protein, with product MSLGRVLLCLHSHMPYVLSHGKSPHGTDWLMESAAECYLPILRALKRLHNEGIRPRWTINMTPILAEQLADPSFADEFEGYCQSKIDFAIEDQRRFELEGPLWMLGLAAMWQRFYTRELVEFKHEWNRNIIEAFKYFQDEGCIEVITCCATHGYLPLLSTEESVHAQVKLGVDNYKKHFGKQPRGIWLPECAYRPGYDWKSPVEEGPEGQGDGGTGTPWPRRGIEEFLKEEGIEYFFVDSHMIRGGAPLGTYQNQFPQLAELFARSSKFFAPPPEERSEYEHYSLPNGVTCFARDPQTTVKVWSGEHGYPGDPHYLEFHKQLYPGRLRYWEISEDKRDLGKKGPYDPWKAFENIGNHADDFVRTLKSALAHYRGEHNREGTIVAMYDTELFGHWWFEGPEFLYEVAKRLAHDSDLRPVSGGDVLDEEPARHVITLPEGSWGEGGYHYVWLNNDNFWTWKRLYPAQRKMVELAGVKAEGSLAEVIQQAGRELLLAEASDWQFLISTFAARDYSEVRFVDHIERFERLAGIAEALKLGADMTPADAEFLKDCQVKDAPYQDLDASLWRATKPLAAGAV from the coding sequence TGTGCTCTCGCATGGCAAGTCGCCACACGGCACCGATTGGCTCATGGAGTCCGCCGCCGAGTGCTATTTGCCCATCTTGCGCGCGCTCAAGCGGCTGCACAACGAGGGAATCCGGCCCCGCTGGACCATCAACATGACCCCGATCCTCGCCGAGCAGCTCGCCGACCCGAGCTTTGCCGATGAGTTCGAGGGCTACTGCCAATCCAAGATTGACTTCGCGATCGAGGATCAGCGCCGGTTCGAGCTTGAGGGCCCGCTGTGGATGCTGGGGTTGGCGGCGATGTGGCAACGCTTCTATACGCGCGAGCTCGTCGAGTTCAAGCACGAATGGAACAGAAACATCATCGAGGCGTTCAAGTACTTCCAGGATGAGGGCTGCATCGAGGTCATCACGTGTTGCGCGACGCACGGCTATTTGCCCCTCCTAAGCACCGAGGAGTCCGTCCATGCCCAGGTCAAGCTGGGAGTCGACAACTACAAGAAGCACTTTGGCAAGCAGCCGAGGGGCATCTGGCTCCCCGAATGCGCGTACCGGCCTGGGTACGACTGGAAGTCGCCGGTGGAGGAAGGGCCGGAGGGACAAGGGGATGGAGGGACGGGAACGCCGTGGCCGAGGCGCGGGATCGAGGAGTTCCTCAAGGAAGAGGGCATCGAGTATTTCTTCGTCGATTCTCACATGATCCGCGGTGGCGCGCCTCTGGGAACCTATCAGAACCAGTTTCCACAGCTCGCCGAGCTCTTTGCGCGCAGTTCCAAGTTCTTCGCTCCCCCGCCGGAGGAGCGCAGCGAGTACGAGCACTATTCGCTGCCGAACGGCGTGACCTGCTTCGCCCGCGACCCGCAGACGACCGTCAAGGTGTGGTCCGGCGAGCACGGCTACCCGGGTGACCCGCACTACCTGGAGTTTCACAAGCAGCTCTATCCCGGAAGGCTGCGCTATTGGGAGATCAGCGAAGACAAGCGAGACCTTGGAAAGAAGGGCCCGTACGACCCCTGGAAGGCGTTCGAGAACATCGGAAACCACGCCGATGACTTCGTTCGCACCCTTAAATCCGCCTTGGCCCACTATCGCGGAGAGCACAACCGCGAGGGCACGATCGTCGCGATGTACGACACTGAACTCTTTGGGCACTGGTGGTTCGAGGGCCCGGAGTTCCTCTACGAGGTGGCGAAGCGGCTAGCGCACGACTCCGATCTGAGACCGGTTAGCGGTGGCGACGTGCTGGATGAGGAGCCCGCACGGCATGTGATCACCCTGCCGGAGGGGTCATGGGGCGAGGGCGGCTATCACTACGTCTGGCTGAACAACGACAACTTCTGGACCTGGAAACGCCTATATCCCGCTCAGAGAAAGATGGTTGAGCTTGCCGGGGTGAAGGCTGAGGGGTCGCTTGCGGAAGTGATCCAGCAAGCGGGAAGAGAGCTTCTGCTTGCCGAGGCTTCGGACTGGCAGTTCCTGATCTCGACCTTTGCCGCAAGGGACTATTCCGAGGTACGGTTCGTCGACCACATCGAGCGGTTCGAGCGCCTTGCGGGCATCGCGGAGGCGCTGAAACTGGGCGCGGATATGACGCCGGCTGATGCGGAGTTCCTGAAGGACTGCCAAGTCAAGGACGCCCCGTATCAGGATCTCGACGCCTCGTTGTGGCGCGCGACGAAGCCTTTGGCGGCCGGAGCCGTCTAA
- a CDS encoding zf-HC2 domain-containing protein, whose protein sequence is MTCRAVQQRLGSYVDGELAAAETRSIRSHLASCPECRAALDEQNVSKLFVANLSAPEPSADFEERLVGKVMGTGKQKTFRWQPALAVVAMAAALLVFTFQYRESLQRQTEAKRMLERQNFEVARHQSDIQRGDPLMGGSGLILVGRAE, encoded by the coding sequence ATGACCTGTAGAGCCGTTCAGCAGCGCCTCGGGTCCTACGTCGATGGCGAACTCGCTGCCGCGGAGACCCGCTCGATTCGCAGCCACCTGGCCTCGTGCCCGGAGTGCCGCGCCGCGCTTGATGAGCAGAACGTCAGCAAGCTCTTTGTGGCGAACCTCTCGGCCCCCGAGCCTTCAGCAGATTTTGAGGAGCGCCTGGTTGGGAAGGTGATGGGCACAGGCAAGCAGAAAACGTTTCGCTGGCAGCCTGCGCTCGCCGTCGTGGCGATGGCCGCGGCCCTGCTCGTGTTCACCTTCCAATACCGCGAGAGCCTCCAGCGCCAAACCGAGGCCAAGCGGATGCTCGAGCGCCAGAACTTCGAGGTGGCGCGGCATCAGTCGGATATACAGAGGGGCGACCCCTTGATGGGCGGCTCCGGGCTGATCCTCGTGGGCCGCGCCGAATAG
- a CDS encoding trypsin-like peptidase domain-containing protein, with translation MSNHSPFKGRKPYLWLAGGMALGALLMAAIQTGNVLPNAWAQRPAKLRNVAHIDTAGLDTLKSLDSAFSAVSEYALQSTVQIRSENASSRGPSGRLSNLTRGEGSGVIYRSDGYIITNDHVVNGFEKVTVLLADGKEYKAKVLTAEDSDIAVLKIDATGLPALEFADSGAVKPGQYALALGSPFGLENTVTIGHISAIGRPSAVPDGRTSNGARFYPDMIQTDAAINMGNSGGPLVNVDGQVIGINTAIFSRTGDSVGIGFAIPANQARLIADTLISKGKITRGFLGLVPENLKEFQKKELGLAGGAIVGPYGDVPSSPAKDAGIKPGDVIVRIGSVNVRNQMDLRNAMLRYGPGETVDIEFVRGGKHETVRVKLGEPPKPVAQQAPQNSPFNGDGRNFNFEDLPKEFRDFQKRFGNGGDDNQDVAPLKSGPARLGVSVDATNKTLRQQYRIPDSVAGAVVTVVEPGSVADRLGIKAGDVITKLGDKTIKGAEDLVSAMKDVKWGDSRHLSFTRYGEGSMVQQSRDITFR, from the coding sequence ATGAGCAACCATTCCCCATTCAAGGGAAGAAAACCCTACCTTTGGCTCGCCGGTGGAATGGCGCTTGGCGCCCTCTTGATGGCGGCGATCCAAACCGGCAATGTCTTGCCGAACGCCTGGGCCCAGCGCCCCGCCAAGCTGCGCAATGTCGCCCACATCGACACCGCGGGCCTCGACACCCTCAAGTCTCTCGATAGCGCGTTTTCGGCCGTCTCGGAGTACGCCCTGCAAAGCACCGTGCAGATCCGGTCGGAGAACGCCTCCTCCCGGGGACCCAGCGGCCGCCTGTCCAACCTGACGCGGGGTGAAGGCTCAGGGGTCATTTACCGTTCGGACGGCTATATCATCACCAACGACCACGTGGTCAATGGCTTTGAAAAGGTGACCGTGCTTCTCGCGGACGGCAAGGAATATAAGGCCAAGGTGTTGACGGCGGAGGATTCCGACATCGCTGTTCTGAAGATCGACGCGACGGGCCTTCCTGCGCTTGAGTTCGCCGATAGCGGCGCGGTGAAGCCGGGACAATACGCCCTGGCACTCGGTTCGCCTTTTGGCTTGGAGAACACCGTCACGATCGGCCACATTTCGGCCATCGGCCGCCCCAGCGCGGTGCCGGACGGCCGGACCTCCAACGGCGCGCGGTTTTATCCCGACATGATCCAAACCGATGCCGCAATCAACATGGGCAACTCCGGCGGGCCACTGGTGAATGTGGACGGCCAGGTGATCGGCATCAACACAGCCATCTTCAGCCGCACGGGCGACAGCGTTGGGATTGGATTCGCCATCCCCGCGAACCAGGCTCGATTGATCGCCGATACGCTGATCTCCAAAGGCAAAATCACCCGCGGGTTCCTCGGCTTGGTGCCTGAGAACCTCAAGGAGTTCCAGAAGAAGGAGCTTGGTCTGGCCGGCGGCGCGATCGTGGGTCCCTATGGCGACGTTCCCTCAAGCCCTGCGAAAGACGCGGGGATCAAGCCCGGGGACGTGATCGTACGGATCGGGTCCGTCAACGTTCGCAACCAGATGGACCTACGCAACGCGATGCTTCGCTATGGGCCGGGCGAGACCGTGGACATCGAGTTTGTCCGAGGCGGGAAGCACGAGACCGTCAGGGTAAAGCTCGGCGAGCCGCCGAAGCCGGTGGCGCAGCAGGCTCCCCAGAATTCGCCGTTCAATGGCGACGGCCGAAACTTCAACTTCGAAGACTTGCCCAAGGAGTTTCGCGACTTCCAGAAGCGGTTTGGCAATGGAGGCGACGACAACCAGGACGTGGCGCCACTCAAGTCGGGTCCCGCCCGGCTTGGCGTCTCGGTCGATGCCACCAACAAGACCCTGCGTCAGCAGTACCGCATCCCAGATTCGGTGGCCGGTGCGGTGGTGACGGTAGTGGAGCCCGGGTCGGTCGCTGACCGGCTGGGTATCAAGGCCGGCGACGTGATCACGAAGCTCGGCGACAAGACGATCAAGGGTGCCGAGGACCTCGTGTCGGCGATGAAGGACGTGAAGTGGGGCGACAGCCGGCATCTATCTTTCACTCGCTATGGCGAGGGATCGATGGTGCAGCAATCCCGCGACATCACCTTCCGCTAG
- a CDS encoding sigma-70 family RNA polymerase sigma factor has translation MNTESITLKAGSLPRTRENFESLMRATFRQSYGLAYRLTGNAAEAEDLVQETFVRAFRFFARYNEELPFANWVYRIMCNAHIDSVRRRGRLQTTSLEQPVVGGTATIEVPDAESSPDRELLERAMPDHIQQSLAEMNPEFRMAVLLADVEGMAYDEIADVMKTSVGTVRSRIHRGRKQLRSFLIRRKPRLYGERHDL, from the coding sequence ATGAACACGGAATCCATCACACTGAAGGCGGGATCGTTGCCGCGCACTCGGGAGAACTTCGAATCTCTGATGCGCGCCACGTTTCGACAGTCCTACGGTCTGGCCTATCGTCTGACCGGGAATGCCGCCGAGGCTGAGGACCTGGTTCAAGAGACCTTTGTCCGGGCATTTCGCTTCTTCGCTCGCTACAACGAGGAGCTCCCGTTCGCGAATTGGGTCTACCGCATCATGTGCAACGCCCACATCGACAGTGTCCGGCGCAGGGGAAGGCTTCAGACCACCAGCCTCGAGCAGCCGGTCGTGGGCGGAACGGCCACGATCGAGGTCCCGGATGCCGAGTCCTCGCCGGATCGCGAGCTTTTGGAGCGCGCCATGCCGGACCACATCCAGCAGAGCCTCGCGGAAATGAATCCGGAGTTCAGGATGGCCGTGCTTCTTGCCGATGTGGAAGGTATGGCCTACGACGAAATTGCCGATGTGATGAAGACCAGTGTCGGCACGGTGCGCTCGCGCATTCATCGTGGTCGAAAGCAGCTGCGGTCGTTTCTCATTCGTCGAAAGCCGAGGCTTTATGGAGAGCGCCATGACCTGTAG